In Neovison vison isolate M4711 chromosome 14, ASM_NN_V1, whole genome shotgun sequence, the following proteins share a genomic window:
- the LOC122895354 gene encoding olfactory receptor 2AE1 — protein sequence MWQRNQTSLADFILEGLFDDSLTHRFLFSLTIVVFLIAVSGNTLTILLICADAQLHTPMYFLLSQLSLMDLMHVSTTIPKMATNYLSGKKTISFVGCATQHFLYLSLGGAECILLALMSYDRYVAICHPLRYTVLMNRRVEVMMAVMSWLGASINSLIHTTILMHFPFCGSRKIHHFYCEFPAVVKLVCGDITVYETTVYISSIILLLFPIFLVSTSYAFILHSVIQMHSAGSKRNAFATCSSHFIVVSFWFGACIFSYMRPRSQHTPLQDKVGSVFYSIITPTLNPLIYTLRNKDVAKALRRLLGRDILTQRQ from the coding sequence ATGTGGCAGAGGAATCAGACCTCTCTGGCAGACTTCATCCTTGAAGGCCTCTTTGATGACTCTCTTACCCAccgtttccttttctccttaacCATAGTGGTCTTCCTTATTGCAGTGAGTGGCAACACGCTCACCATTCTCCTCATCTGTGCTGATGCCCAGCTTCATACGCCCATGTACTTCCTGCTCAGCCAGCTCTCTCTCATGGATCTGATGCATGTCTCCACAACCATCCCGAAGATGGCTACCAACTACCTCTCTGGCAAGAAGACCATCTCCTTTGTGGGCTGCGCTACCCAGCACTTCCTCTATTTGTCTCTGGGTGGTGCCGAGTGTATTCTCTTGGCTCTCATgtcctatgaccgctatgtggccatttgTCATCCACTTCGTTATACCGTTCTCATGAACAGAAGGGTGGAAGTGATGATGGCTGTCATGTCGTGGTTGGGAGCGTCTATAAACTCTCTAATTCACACAACGATCTTGATGCACTTCCCTTTCTGTGGGTCTCGAAAAATCCACCACTTCTACTGTGAGTTTCCAGCTGTTGTGAAGTTGGTGTGTGGAGACATCACTGTTTATGAGACCACAGTGTACATCAGCAGCATCATacttctcctcttccccatctTCCTGGTTTCTACATCCTACGCCTTTATCCTCCACAGTGTCATTCAGATGCATTCAGCTGGGAGTAAGAGAAATGCCTTTGCTACTTGTAGTTCTCACTTCATTGTGGTTTCCTTCTGGTTTGGTGCCTGCATCTTCTCATACATGAGGCCCAGGTCCCAGCACACTCCATTGCAAGACAAAGTTGGTTCTGTGTTCTATAGCATCATTACTCCCACGCTGAATCCTTTGATTTATACTCTCCGGAATAAGGATGTAGCTAAGGCTCTGAGAAGACTGCTGGGGAGGGATATTCTCACTCAGAGACAGTAA